In candidate division WOR-3 bacterium, the genomic stretch TCAAATTTTAAGACAGGCAGACAGAATTTTGCAGGAAGAAGCTCAAAAATTAAAAAACTACAAGGAGATATGGCAGATATTCGCCGTTCTTCTACCTTTAGGGAGCGTTGGGGTAATGGGTGATAAAAGGACCTACGAGAATGTCTGTGCAATAAGGGCGGTCCACAGTGAAGACGGGATGACTGCCGACTGGGTGAAATTACCGGATGAGTTTCTTAGGAATGTTTCACGCCGGATAACAAATGAAGTAAAGGGTATCAATCGGGTGGTCTATGATATCACTTCTAAACCACCGGCAACGATAGAATGGGAATGAGATGTGTGGCGTAATTGGCATTATTGGGAAAACGCGGGCGATTGATTATATATATCCGGGTCTACTTGCTCTCCAACATCGAGGGCAGGATGCCGCGGGTGCGGTTACTTTTGAACAAACTTTTCATTTGAAAAAGGGACAGGGACTGGTCACAAATGTCTTCAATACCAAGAATCTGGCACGTCTAACAGGGAGTGTGGGTATTGGCCATGTCCGATACCCAACAGTGGGACCTGGAGGTGTTGAAGATGCCCAACCATTTGTGCTTACAATCCCCTATGGGATTGCACTTGCCCATAATGGGAATCTTGTGAATTATTTTGATTTGAGAAAAGAGATTATTGATAATAACCTCCGCTATTTGAATTCCAATTGTGATGCAGAAGTGATATTGAATCTACTTTCTATTGAATTGACTAAGAGAGATTTGACGAGTTTCAAACCGGAAGTGCTTTTTGAGGCGCTAAAAGGAGTCTACGAAAAATTGATCGGTAGCTTTGCAGTGGTTTGTATCATTGCGCATAAAGGTCTGCTTGCCTTCCGGGATAGAAACGGTATCAAACCCATGGTATATGCAAAGATAGGAGAGAACTGGGTCTGCGCTTCAGAAAGCGTAGCCCTTGATATGTTGGGGACTGCCGAATTCCATGATCTCGAGCCCGGTGAAGCGATATTTGTGGATATGCAGGGAAATTTCTACTCCCAATTGATCGCTCAAGGTAAAAAGGCAACCTGTATCTTTGAATATGTCTATTTTGCCCGCCCCGATTCGGTGATTGATGGTATTGGAGTTTACGAAGCGCGTCTGAGGCTGGGCGAAGAGCTAGGAAAAGAATGTCTGAAAATGGGTTTAAAACCCGATGTGGTTATTCCGGTTCCGGATACTGCCCGAGGTTCAGCTCAGATGGTGGCAGAAGTTTTACAGGTCAGACACCGAGAAGGGCTTATCAAGAATCGTTATGTCCACCGCACCTTTATAATGCCTACCCAACAACAGCGTATTGAGGGTGTACGGATGAAACTGAATGTTATAAAATCCGAGATAAAAAACAAGCGAGTTTTGCTCATCGATGACTCAATCGTCCGAGGCAATACCTCCAAGGAGATAATCGCGCTCATCCGGAGCGCAGGCGCCCGCGAGGTTTATTACGGCGTCTATTCACCCCCCTTAAAATACCCCTGTCTTTATGGAATTGATATGCAGACCAGGGGTGAATTTATTGCCCATAATAAAACTATTGAGGAAATTAGGGAATATATTGGAGCGGACCTTCTAATATATCAAACAGTTGAAGGTTTGTTAAAAGGTGTGGGTTTGGGCAGCATGGGTTTTTGTACAGCTTGTTTTACCGGTGAATATCCTACAATCGTCAATGATGATTTTCTTACCAAGATTGAATTGGAACGTATGACCGTTAAAAATTTTTGAGCACCGAGCAGGTGGGAGATAAATTCCGAAGTTGATTTTAAATCACATGGAGGAATAAACTTTTAGATCGGCGTGAAGAAGGTCCATCAGTTGTGGTTTATTGTTCTCGGATAACTTATTGCCCAGGTTTAACCACTGACAAGGTAACCATAACCTAGAGGGGGGCGATGTGATAAGCACAATTTAATGTTACTGCACCAAAGGTCTTTGTCCATGTCGGGAGTGGTTAAAAAAGAAAAAAGTATTCCCAACCATAATATCTTGCTCATATTGTATCC encodes the following:
- the purF gene encoding amidophosphoribosyltransferase: MCGVIGIIGKTRAIDYIYPGLLALQHRGQDAAGAVTFEQTFHLKKGQGLVTNVFNTKNLARLTGSVGIGHVRYPTVGPGGVEDAQPFVLTIPYGIALAHNGNLVNYFDLRKEIIDNNLRYLNSNCDAEVILNLLSIELTKRDLTSFKPEVLFEALKGVYEKLIGSFAVVCIIAHKGLLAFRDRNGIKPMVYAKIGENWVCASESVALDMLGTAEFHDLEPGEAIFVDMQGNFYSQLIAQGKKATCIFEYVYFARPDSVIDGIGVYEARLRLGEELGKECLKMGLKPDVVIPVPDTARGSAQMVAEVLQVRHREGLIKNRYVHRTFIMPTQQQRIEGVRMKLNVIKSEIKNKRVLLIDDSIVRGNTSKEIIALIRSAGAREVYYGVYSPPLKYPCLYGIDMQTRGEFIAHNKTIEEIREYIGADLLIYQTVEGLLKGVGLGSMGFCTACFTGEYPTIVNDDFLTKIELERMTVKNF